A stretch of the Pedobacter sp. MC2016-14 genome encodes the following:
- the dnaA gene encoding chromosomal replication initiator protein DnaA: MQITCTQVWNNCLQIIKDNIPAQSYKTWFEPISALKLEGKVLTVQVPSLFFYEWLEEHYVSLLRKTVKQQLGDEGRLEYNIVVDKSTTNGALPYTTNMPSYGGGADSRKQSMPNPVNINRDIKNPFVIPGLKKINVDPQLNANYTFDTYVEGDCNRLARSAGFAVAAKPGATSFNPLMIYGTSGLGKTHLAQAIGNQIRQNLPDKLVIYVSCEKFCQQFVESLKNNTINDFVNFYQAMDVIIMDDVHNFAGKEKTQDIFFHIFNHLHQSGKQIIITSDKSPKDLSGLEERLLSRFKWGLSADLQVPELETRIAILRKKMYADGIDLPDEVVEYVAHNIDNNVRELEGAMVSLLAQSTMNRKEIDLSLAKDMLKNFIKNTTKEVSMDYIQKLVCDYFEVPAHLLKSPTRKREVVQARQISMYLSKGMTKSSLKTIGAFFGGRDHSTVIYACQTVEDLIQTDKKFRAYVSDIEKKLKMS, translated from the coding sequence ATGCAGATCACTTGTACACAAGTATGGAATAATTGTCTCCAAATTATTAAGGATAATATACCGGCCCAGAGTTATAAAACCTGGTTCGAGCCTATATCTGCCTTGAAATTGGAAGGCAAGGTTTTGACTGTACAAGTACCTAGTTTGTTTTTCTACGAATGGCTTGAAGAACACTATGTTAGCCTGTTGCGTAAAACGGTAAAACAACAACTTGGTGATGAAGGCAGGTTAGAATATAATATCGTTGTAGACAAATCTACCACCAACGGTGCATTGCCTTATACTACTAATATGCCTTCTTACGGAGGTGGTGCCGATTCCCGTAAACAGTCTATGCCTAATCCTGTAAATATCAACAGGGATATTAAAAATCCTTTTGTAATTCCAGGCTTAAAAAAGATCAATGTAGATCCTCAGTTAAATGCCAATTATACTTTTGATACTTATGTAGAAGGTGACTGTAACCGACTGGCCCGTTCGGCTGGTTTTGCAGTTGCAGCTAAGCCCGGTGCTACCTCCTTTAATCCATTGATGATTTATGGAACATCCGGACTTGGAAAGACACATTTGGCTCAGGCTATCGGAAACCAGATTAGACAAAATTTACCTGATAAACTGGTTATCTATGTTTCTTGCGAAAAGTTTTGCCAGCAGTTTGTGGAGTCCTTAAAAAACAATACCATTAATGACTTTGTGAATTTTTACCAGGCCATGGATGTGATCATTATGGATGATGTACATAACTTTGCTGGTAAAGAGAAAACTCAGGATATATTTTTCCATATCTTTAATCATTTACACCAGTCAGGAAAGCAGATCATCATTACTTCAGATAAATCTCCTAAAGATCTTTCTGGATTGGAAGAGCGTTTGCTAAGCCGTTTTAAATGGGGTCTTTCTGCAGATTTGCAGGTGCCTGAGCTGGAAACCAGAATTGCCATTTTAAGGAAGAAAATGTATGCTGATGGAATTGATCTTCCGGATGAAGTTGTAGAATATGTTGCACATAACATCGACAACAATGTGCGTGAGCTTGAAGGCGCCATGGTTTCTCTTCTTGCACAATCTACAATGAACAGGAAAGAAATAGATCTTTCCCTGGCAAAGGATATGCTTAAAAACTTTATTAAAAACACTACTAAAGAGGTTTCTATGGATTATATCCAAAAACTGGTATGTGATTATTTTGAAGTACCAGCGCATTTGCTGAAATCTCCAACGCGTAAACGTGAAGTTGTACAGGCACGTCAGATCTCGATGTATCTGTCTAAAGGCATGACTAAATCTTCTTTAAAAACCATCGGTGCATTTTTTGGTGGCAGGGACCACAGTACGGTTATTTATGCCTGCCAAACAGTGGAAGATTTGATTCAAACTGACAAAAAGTTCCGAGCTTATGTATCCGATATTGAAAAGAAGCTTAAAATGAGCTAA
- a CDS encoding M23 family metallopeptidase, with protein sequence MIKVFFLSLVFLSFYAPGPTIDSDKARWKPYYTDAAPNATVSDWSLPFLSANRKDIKQIKVISIYGDHRDSYYKGHMHTAIDINPSAPKTKLVEVYAMAKGIVCSVHLGENQRTVVVKHRLPDGSIIFTSYKHLKEVYVNNGQQVDERTKLARLFTPAESKKYGGDYHHLHLEIRKSFDDYGCASWLTMNQKQLELRFFNPLVFLKKNLKG encoded by the coding sequence ATGATAAAAGTCTTCTTCCTTAGTCTGGTGTTTTTAAGCTTTTATGCCCCCGGCCCCACTATTGATAGTGATAAAGCAAGGTGGAAACCTTACTACACGGATGCCGCACCGAATGCAACTGTAAGCGATTGGTCGCTACCTTTCCTTTCTGCAAATAGAAAAGACATCAAGCAAATCAAAGTGATCAGCATTTATGGTGATCATAGGGACAGCTATTACAAAGGGCACATGCACACGGCTATAGATATCAATCCAAGTGCTCCAAAGACAAAATTAGTTGAAGTGTATGCTATGGCAAAAGGAATTGTCTGTTCTGTACATCTCGGAGAAAACCAGCGCACTGTTGTTGTAAAACACAGACTGCCCGATGGCAGCATCATATTCACTTCCTATAAACACTTAAAGGAAGTATATGTAAACAATGGCCAGCAAGTTGATGAACGCACAAAATTAGCACGTTTGTTTACTCCTGCAGAGTCAAAAAAATATGGCGGAGATTATCATCACCTGCATTTGGAAATCCGAAAAAGCTTTGACGATTACGGTTGCGCAAGCTGGCTAACCATGAATCAAAAACAGTTGGAACTTCGTTTTTTCAATCCATTGGTTTTTCTAAAAAAGAATTTAAAAGGATAA
- a CDS encoding polyprenol monophosphomannose synthase, producing MPDSLVIIPTYNEKENIERIIRKVFSLDTFFEILVIDDGSPDGTADIVKKLQQEYPALHLEERRGKLGLGTAYIHGFKWALAHEFDFIFEMDADFSHNPDDLSRLRLACVNGADVAIGSRYINGVNVVNWPMNRVLMSYFASMYVRFITRIHIQDATAGFKCYRRKVLATIPLDQIKFVGYAFQIEMKFTAIKFGFKVVEVPIIFTDRTEGVSKMSTRIFREAFFGVIQMKLSSWFRNYKN from the coding sequence GTGCCAGACAGTTTAGTTATTATTCCTACCTACAACGAAAAAGAAAACATTGAAAGAATCATTAGAAAAGTTTTTTCCCTGGATACCTTTTTTGAAATTCTGGTGATTGATGATGGATCTCCTGATGGCACGGCTGACATTGTCAAAAAACTACAACAAGAGTACCCTGCCCTACATTTAGAAGAGCGCAGAGGAAAACTCGGACTGGGAACAGCTTACATCCACGGCTTTAAATGGGCCTTGGCACATGAGTTTGATTTTATCTTTGAAATGGACGCTGATTTTTCCCATAACCCGGATGATCTGAGTCGTTTAAGACTAGCCTGTGTAAACGGGGCAGATGTAGCCATCGGTTCCCGATACATTAATGGTGTAAATGTGGTAAACTGGCCAATGAACAGGGTACTGATGTCATACTTTGCGTCCATGTATGTCCGGTTTATTACACGTATTCATATCCAGGATGCTACCGCAGGCTTTAAATGCTACAGAAGAAAAGTTCTGGCAACTATTCCATTAGATCAGATCAAATTTGTTGGTTATGCTTTTCAAATTGAAATGAAATTTACCGCCATTAAATTTGGCTTTAAAGTAGTTGAAGTGCCCATCATTTTTACCGATCGTACCGAGGGCGTTTCAAAAATGAGTACCAGGATTTTCAGGGAAGCTTTTTTTGGCGTAATCCAAATGAAACTGAGTAGTTGGTTTAGAAATTACAAGAACTAA
- a CDS encoding peptide MFS transporter — protein sequence MNTQNLDSPNNFFESKVMGHPAGLFVLFFTEMWERFSYYGMRALLVLFLTSSLTDINPGWGWPREHAMAIYGSYTGLAYLTPILGGYIADRIIGYRWAVIVGAFLMTLGHLSMAIEIDHVFMYLGLGLLVIGNGFFKPNMTSIVAQMYKEHPEKKDGAYTIFYMGVNAGAFLGMLLCGYIGESPNWGWSYGFGLAGIFMFIGMLQFYFTQNIFGTIGLKPVESKEEVVKDENNLEESTRNPFSKLDLVLIGLISIIGLSWIINDPVSKITSLNLFSFQVAGIDGSNFMICIALALFFFILIKRISQYTPVLRDKMIAVIVLAFITIFFWASFEQAGGSMTIFAKDYTQRVLTGDSKVIFNIVNTLITVIPLAIISFVLFKLFTKTFAKYALGNIILALSFVIIWTIVIYMLSQQYSEVKSEVPATWFGILNSLFIISCAPIVSKLWESKYNPSATYKNGFGMILLGIGFATLAYGASTIPQGATVAAVSMIWLILAYFFHTMGELFISPVGLSYVSKLVPGRMIAIMFGIWYLAIAIGNKIAGTMGGMIDEITSKYSMTTFFLIFTFIPVILGILIILLTPVMKKLMHGVK from the coding sequence ATGAATACACAAAATTTGGATTCCCCAAATAACTTCTTTGAAAGTAAGGTAATGGGACATCCTGCCGGATTGTTTGTACTTTTCTTTACCGAGATGTGGGAAAGATTTTCCTACTATGGTATGCGCGCATTATTGGTGCTTTTCCTTACCTCTTCCTTAACAGACATTAACCCTGGTTGGGGATGGCCAAGAGAACATGCAATGGCCATATATGGTTCTTATACCGGCTTAGCTTATCTTACCCCTATTTTAGGCGGTTACATTGCCGATAGAATTATCGGTTACCGCTGGGCAGTTATTGTTGGTGCTTTCCTTATGACTTTAGGCCATCTTTCTATGGCTATTGAAATAGATCATGTTTTTATGTACCTGGGCCTTGGATTGCTCGTTATCGGTAACGGTTTCTTTAAACCAAACATGACTTCTATAGTGGCACAAATGTATAAAGAACATCCTGAGAAAAAAGACGGTGCGTATACCATCTTTTATATGGGCGTAAATGCTGGTGCATTTTTAGGAATGTTGCTTTGCGGATACATTGGCGAAAGTCCAAATTGGGGCTGGAGTTATGGCTTTGGTCTTGCGGGTATCTTTATGTTTATAGGTATGCTCCAGTTTTACTTTACACAAAATATATTTGGAACTATTGGTTTGAAACCGGTAGAAAGCAAAGAAGAAGTGGTTAAAGATGAAAACAATCTGGAAGAATCCACACGTAATCCTTTCTCAAAACTAGACCTTGTATTAATCGGGTTGATCTCTATAATCGGGCTTTCCTGGATCATTAACGATCCGGTATCCAAAATTACCAGCCTAAACTTATTCAGTTTTCAAGTTGCGGGTATTGACGGTAGCAACTTCATGATCTGCATTGCGCTGGCTTTGTTTTTCTTTATTTTAATCAAAAGGATTTCACAATATACCCCTGTATTACGTGATAAAATGATCGCCGTAATTGTACTGGCTTTCATTACTATCTTTTTCTGGGCCTCATTTGAACAGGCTGGTGGTTCCATGACCATTTTTGCTAAAGACTATACGCAAAGGGTATTAACAGGTGATTCTAAAGTAATCTTCAACATTGTAAATACCTTAATTACAGTGATCCCACTTGCCATTATCTCTTTTGTATTATTTAAGCTGTTTACTAAAACTTTTGCCAAGTATGCACTGGGTAACATCATTTTAGCACTTAGCTTTGTCATCATCTGGACAATCGTAATCTATATGCTTTCACAACAGTATAGCGAGGTTAAATCTGAAGTTCCCGCCACTTGGTTCGGAATTTTAAACTCACTGTTTATCATCAGTTGTGCACCAATTGTATCTAAATTATGGGAGAGCAAATACAACCCATCAGCTACTTACAAAAATGGCTTCGGAATGATCTTGTTGGGTATCGGTTTTGCAACGCTTGCTTACGGAGCAAGCACTATCCCTCAGGGTGCCACTGTAGCTGCAGTAAGTATGATCTGGTTAATTTTAGCTTATTTCTTCCATACCATGGGTGAATTGTTCATTTCTCCGGTAGGTTTATCTTACGTAAGTAAACTGGTACCTGGAAGGATGATTGCCATCATGTTCGGAATTTGGTATCTTGCTATTGCTATCGGAAACAAAATCGCCGGTACTATGGGTGGTATGATTGATGAAATCACCTCTAAATATTCCATGACTACTTTCTTTTTGATCTTTACTTTTATCCCTGTAATTCTCGGTATCCTTATCATACTGCTAACACCTGTGATGAAGAAACTGATGCACGGCGTAAAATAA
- a CDS encoding acetyl-CoA C-acyltransferase yields the protein MKEVVIVSALRTPIGSFGGALAGLTATQLGGIAIKAAVEKAGIKPEQVQEVYMGNVLSANLGQAPATQAAKFAGLPDLPATTINKVCASGTKAIMLAAQSIALGQNDIVVAGGMESMSNVPYYLDKARNGYRLGHGQLTDGLVKDGLWDVYNDYHMGSAAELCAADCNISREDQDAFATASYKRAQAAQTDGKFTSEIVPVELKDRKGEVTLIDKDEEPFAVKFDKMPGLKPVFKKDGTVTAANASTLNDGAAALVLMSADKAKELGLKPLARILAYADAQQAPEWFTTAPSKAIPLALQRAGKNISDVDYFEINEAFSVVSLANNQLLGLKNDQVNVNGGAVAMGHPLGASGARIVVTLLSVLEQNNGTLGVAGICNGGGGASAIVIEKIN from the coding sequence ATGAAAGAAGTTGTAATTGTTTCAGCACTAAGAACTCCTATTGGAAGTTTTGGCGGTGCTTTAGCGGGTTTAACCGCTACACAATTGGGCGGAATAGCTATCAAAGCCGCAGTTGAAAAAGCAGGAATAAAACCAGAACAAGTTCAGGAAGTATATATGGGCAACGTATTGTCTGCCAACCTTGGGCAAGCTCCAGCCACACAAGCCGCTAAATTTGCAGGCCTGCCAGATTTACCAGCTACCACTATAAATAAAGTATGTGCATCAGGAACAAAAGCAATAATGCTGGCGGCACAAAGCATCGCATTGGGCCAAAACGACATTGTAGTTGCCGGAGGGATGGAAAGCATGAGCAATGTGCCTTATTATCTGGATAAGGCAAGAAACGGGTACCGCTTAGGTCATGGTCAACTTACAGACGGTCTGGTAAAAGATGGTCTATGGGACGTTTACAACGACTATCATATGGGTTCAGCAGCGGAACTTTGCGCTGCAGATTGTAACATCAGTCGCGAAGACCAGGATGCTTTTGCAACAGCATCGTATAAAAGAGCCCAAGCCGCACAAACTGACGGTAAATTTACCAGCGAAATTGTTCCGGTAGAACTCAAAGACCGTAAAGGCGAGGTAACCTTAATAGATAAAGATGAAGAACCATTTGCTGTCAAATTTGATAAAATGCCTGGATTAAAGCCGGTATTCAAAAAAGATGGAACTGTAACAGCTGCCAATGCTTCTACTTTAAATGATGGTGCCGCGGCATTAGTTTTAATGAGTGCCGACAAAGCAAAAGAACTCGGCTTGAAACCACTGGCCAGAATTTTAGCTTATGCTGATGCACAGCAGGCTCCGGAATGGTTTACAACAGCACCTTCAAAAGCGATTCCTTTGGCTTTACAACGGGCAGGTAAAAATATTAGTGATGTTGATTATTTTGAAATCAACGAAGCTTTTTCTGTTGTATCTTTAGCCAACAATCAGTTGTTGGGCTTAAAAAACGATCAGGTAAATGTAAATGGTGGCGCAGTAGCAATGGGGCATCCCCTTGGGGCTTCAGGAGCTAGAATTGTGGTTACCTTACTTTCGGTCCTCGAGCAAAACAATGGTACACTGGGCGTTGCCGGAATTTGCAATGGCGGTGGCGGGGCCAGTGCAATTGTCATAGAGAAAATTAATTAA
- a CDS encoding peptide MFS transporter — translation MSEILTLEQIQNFKGKFPKQLWSLFFSEMWERFCFYGMRGMLTYFMVTELMMKDDTANLQYGATQAFVYAFTFIGGLFADKILGFRKSLFWGGLLMIVGSAILAYDPHQFFFLGISFTIIGTGFFKPNISTMVGALYRKDDARRDAGFSLFYSGINIGALLGGYACIAIGKEYSWHLAFGLAGIVMAISLLTFLFTQKNLGPIGLSPFKAAEQEDVVIDGIADGLKTEPAVITHKTTPKPWYDYAVYLGSLAVIPLIMVMVAKTQYTDWFMYTIGPATLLYLFYEMSKYGAAERKKLLAALVFILFSIIFWGIFEQSGGSLALFAARNLDNKILGVITLDPNGVNNAANSLFVIIFAPLIGLVWIAMAKKKIEPNTVVKFGLGFLFLAGAFFVFYSSKFFANAQGITSLDIFTIAYFVITLGELCLSPIGLSIMTKLSPKKLQGVMMGMWFLASAYGQYVAGIIGAGMSTGAENDSIQQKLITYTDGYKQLAIYALITGVVLIVISPVVKKLMQEVK, via the coding sequence ATGTCAGAAATCTTGACACTGGAGCAGATCCAGAACTTTAAAGGAAAATTCCCTAAACAACTTTGGTCGCTGTTTTTCTCGGAAATGTGGGAGCGTTTTTGCTTTTACGGCATGCGGGGTATGCTTACCTACTTTATGGTAACCGAACTGATGATGAAAGACGATACCGCGAATCTTCAATACGGAGCTACGCAAGCCTTTGTTTATGCTTTCACTTTTATCGGTGGCTTATTCGCTGATAAAATCCTTGGATTCAGAAAATCATTGTTCTGGGGAGGACTATTAATGATTGTTGGCAGTGCCATTCTGGCCTACGACCCGCATCAGTTCTTTTTTCTGGGCATTAGTTTCACCATCATCGGTACAGGTTTTTTTAAGCCCAATATATCAACCATGGTAGGTGCATTGTACCGCAAAGATGACGCGAGAAGAGATGCCGGATTCTCTTTGTTTTACTCTGGTATCAATATCGGTGCGTTATTGGGCGGTTATGCCTGCATAGCCATTGGTAAAGAATATTCCTGGCACCTTGCATTTGGGCTTGCCGGAATTGTAATGGCCATCAGTTTGCTCACCTTTTTATTTACACAAAAAAATCTCGGTCCTATTGGTCTGTCCCCTTTTAAAGCCGCAGAACAGGAAGACGTTGTAATTGACGGAATAGCCGACGGCCTGAAAACCGAACCCGCAGTAATTACGCACAAAACTACGCCAAAACCATGGTACGATTACGCCGTATACCTGGGTTCACTTGCTGTAATACCTTTAATTATGGTTATGGTTGCCAAAACCCAATATACCGACTGGTTTATGTATACCATTGGTCCTGCTACCCTGCTTTATCTTTTTTATGAAATGAGCAAATACGGTGCAGCAGAACGTAAAAAACTGCTGGCAGCATTGGTATTTATTTTGTTCTCTATCATCTTCTGGGGTATTTTTGAGCAAAGTGGAGGTTCGTTAGCCCTCTTTGCTGCGCGCAACCTGGACAATAAAATACTTGGTGTAATCACTTTAGACCCTAATGGGGTTAATAATGCGGCCAACTCTTTATTTGTCATCATCTTTGCCCCCTTAATCGGATTGGTATGGATAGCAATGGCTAAGAAAAAGATTGAGCCCAATACAGTGGTGAAGTTTGGCCTTGGATTCTTATTTCTTGCAGGGGCTTTCTTTGTTTTTTACAGCAGTAAGTTTTTTGCAAATGCCCAGGGCATTACATCATTAGATATATTTACCATCGCTTACTTCGTGATTACACTGGGCGAATTGTGCCTCTCACCCATCGGTTTGTCTATCATGACTAAACTGTCACCTAAAAAGTTGCAGGGAGTGATGATGGGCATGTGGTTTTTAGCCAGTGCCTACGGACAGTATGTTGCAGGCATCATAGGTGCGGGCATGTCAACAGGAGCTGAAAATGACAGCATCCAGCAAAAACTGATTACTTATACAGACGGCTATAAACAACTGGCTATTTACGCGTTAATTACTGGCGTAGTACTCATTGTGATCTCGCCTGTTGTGAAAAAATTGATGCAGGAAGTAAAATAA
- a CDS encoding L-rhamnose mutarotase, which yields MIKYCLALDLVDDPKLIAEYVAYHKEVWPEIILSIKSAGIENMEIYRFKNRLMMVMEVSDSYDAAKKAAADFENEKVQEWERLMWKYQQAVPGAKAGDKWVMMEKIFEL from the coding sequence ATGATAAAATATTGTTTAGCACTGGATCTGGTTGATGACCCCAAATTAATAGCTGAATATGTAGCCTACCATAAAGAGGTATGGCCGGAGATTATATTGAGTATTAAGTCGGCCGGCATAGAGAACATGGAAATTTATCGCTTTAAAAACCGTTTAATGATGGTAATGGAAGTGAGCGATAGTTATGACGCTGCTAAAAAAGCAGCAGCCGATTTTGAGAATGAAAAGGTACAAGAATGGGAGCGGCTGATGTGGAAATATCAGCAGGCAGTGCCCGGAGCTAAAGCTGGAGACAAATGGGTAATGATGGAGAAAATTTTTGAATTATAA
- the fucP gene encoding L-fucose:H+ symporter permease, whose amino-acid sequence MSKNKFLLPFIMITSLFFLWGFVHNLDPILIPHLKKSFSLSTLQASLVDSSVFIAYFVMALPAGLLMKKYGYKTGIIIGLLLFALGSFLFIPAANTQQYFFFLIALFIIACGLTILETAANPYASLLGPPETATFRLNFAQTFNGLAATLAPTIGARIILIEGNSEEALAAMSAPARQIALASEASSVKTPYLVLGCIILIIAVIFVFLKLPEIQETAEQPGEKTGIVHALKHKHLSWAVAAQFFYVGAQVCVFSFFILYATKAAGISQQKAADYAGYGAGLAFLIGRIVGTSLMKFIKAELLLVIYALINVLLCIVAITATGYTALFAVIGIAFFMSIMFPTIFSLGIKDLGKDTKFGSSLIIMSIVGGAVIPPVMAYVSDEWQDIQMGYIVPLICFVVVFFFGLKGHKVVKI is encoded by the coding sequence ATGTCTAAGAACAAGTTTTTGTTACCCTTTATCATGATTACCTCCCTGTTTTTTTTATGGGGATTTGTGCATAATCTTGATCCTATCCTAATTCCTCATTTAAAGAAGTCTTTCAGTCTATCTACGTTACAAGCATCTTTAGTAGATTCTTCGGTATTTATCGCATATTTTGTCATGGCACTTCCAGCAGGTTTGCTCATGAAGAAATATGGTTATAAGACAGGTATTATCATTGGCTTACTGCTTTTTGCCCTGGGCTCATTTCTTTTTATCCCGGCAGCCAATACGCAACAGTATTTTTTCTTTTTAATAGCTTTATTTATCATTGCCTGTGGTTTGACCATCCTGGAAACTGCCGCAAATCCTTATGCTTCGTTATTGGGGCCGCCAGAAACGGCTACTTTTCGTTTAAACTTTGCACAGACCTTTAATGGATTGGCGGCCACCCTGGCACCTACCATAGGAGCAAGAATCATTTTAATTGAAGGAAATTCTGAAGAGGCACTTGCGGCAATGTCTGCACCAGCGCGACAAATAGCCCTGGCTTCTGAAGCATCTTCCGTAAAAACCCCTTACCTGGTTTTGGGCTGTATCATTCTCATTATCGCGGTAATTTTTGTGTTTTTAAAGCTGCCCGAAATTCAGGAAACAGCAGAACAACCGGGTGAGAAGACCGGCATTGTTCATGCTTTAAAACATAAACATTTAAGCTGGGCCGTTGCCGCACAATTTTTTTATGTTGGGGCACAGGTATGCGTTTTCAGTTTCTTTATTTTATATGCTACCAAAGCGGCTGGTATCAGTCAGCAAAAAGCAGCAGATTATGCAGGTTATGGTGCCGGGCTGGCATTTTTAATTGGTAGAATTGTGGGCACCTCCCTAATGAAATTTATTAAGGCCGAATTGCTTTTGGTGATCTATGCGTTGATAAATGTATTGTTATGTATTGTGGCTATTACTGCAACTGGATACACTGCGTTATTTGCCGTGATTGGTATCGCGTTTTTCATGTCTATCATGTTTCCTACCATCTTTTCACTCGGAATTAAAGATTTGGGTAAAGACACAAAGTTTGGTAGCAGTCTGATCATCATGTCTATTGTGGGCGGTGCGGTTATCCCACCTGTTATGGCTTACGTGAGTGATGAATGGCAGGATATTCAAATGGGATATATTGTTCCCTTAATATGTTTTGTTGTGGTTTTCTTTTTTGGTTTAAAAGGGCACAAAGTTGTGAAAATATAA